In Archangium violaceum, the following are encoded in one genomic region:
- a CDS encoding cytochrome P450, giving the protein MQASDFNPFSPTVRANPYPYYEVLRETAPVYWNEQLRVHLVSRFEDVLFVTKSPALFSSKRSLVREEQYAAAETVAPVLVGTLRRGSMLTADPPIHTRLRNLVSRAFTPRRVADMEPFIRRLSRELISQLPESGEFDLMKELAEPLPIIVIAEMLGVEPARRLDFKRWSDDTVASTTVLLNGGDPALVEPGIREMRDYLEGVIAARRKEPRDDLISALLENGEKEGVLTAETVVDFCRLLLVAGNETTTNLLGNGMRALLSNPEQLERLTAEPALIPNAVEEMLRYDSPVQAVSRYVLQDVEIAGTRIPAGSNVMTLLGSANRDPRKYTDPERFDVTRNAQGMVSFGHGIHFCLGAPLARLEAKVALEELLEPGRRFSFAPGQRERVEITNHFSIRGPKALRLRAEATGPVRATA; this is encoded by the coding sequence GTGCAAGCCAGCGACTTCAATCCGTTCTCGCCCACGGTCCGGGCCAATCCCTATCCCTATTACGAGGTGCTCCGGGAGACGGCGCCCGTCTATTGGAACGAGCAGCTCCGGGTCCACCTCGTCAGCCGCTTCGAGGACGTCCTCTTCGTCACGAAGAGCCCGGCCCTCTTCTCGTCCAAGCGGTCGCTGGTGCGCGAGGAGCAGTACGCCGCGGCCGAGACGGTGGCTCCGGTCCTCGTGGGCACGCTGCGCAGGGGGAGCATGCTCACCGCGGATCCGCCGATCCACACGCGGCTGCGCAATCTGGTCAGCCGGGCCTTCACGCCCCGCCGCGTCGCGGACATGGAGCCGTTCATCCGGCGGCTGTCCCGGGAGCTGATCTCCCAGCTGCCGGAGTCGGGCGAGTTCGACCTGATGAAGGAGCTGGCCGAGCCGCTGCCCATCATCGTCATCGCGGAGATGCTCGGGGTGGAGCCGGCGCGGAGGCTCGACTTCAAGCGCTGGTCCGACGACACCGTCGCCTCCACCACGGTGCTGCTCAACGGGGGAGACCCGGCCCTCGTGGAGCCGGGAATCCGGGAGATGCGGGACTACCTGGAGGGGGTGATCGCCGCGCGCCGGAAGGAGCCGCGGGACGACCTCATCAGCGCGCTGCTGGAGAACGGTGAGAAGGAGGGCGTGCTCACGGCGGAGACCGTGGTCGACTTCTGCCGGCTGCTGCTGGTGGCGGGCAACGAGACCACCACCAACCTGCTGGGCAACGGCATGCGCGCGCTGCTGTCGAACCCCGAGCAACTGGAGCGGCTCACCGCGGAGCCGGCGCTGATTCCGAACGCGGTGGAGGAGATGCTGCGGTACGACTCGCCCGTGCAGGCGGTCTCCCGGTACGTCCTCCAGGACGTGGAGATCGCCGGCACCCGCATCCCCGCGGGCTCGAACGTCATGACGCTGCTGGGGTCCGCCAACCGCGACCCGCGGAAGTACACGGACCCGGAGCGCTTCGACGTGACGCGCAATGCCCAGGGCATGGTCTCCTTCGGCCACGGCATCCACTTCTGCCTGGGAGCGCCGCTGGCTCGGCTGGAGGCGAAGGTGGCGCTGGAGGAGCTGCTCGAGCCGGGGCGCCGGTTCTCCTTCGCACCCGGCCAGCGCGAGCGGGTGGAGATCACCAACCACTTCTCCATCCGAGGCCCCAAGGCGCTGCGGCTGCGGGCGGAGGCCACCGGGCCGGTGCGCGCCACGGCGTAG
- a CDS encoding lanthionine synthetase C family protein: protein MSPPTTRWRPLLVGDTAARAWAAIDSIAGQLRALPSGHPRDASLANGHAGQALFFSLLDTRRPGQGHAAHAAALLDAATTAVAETPMEPSLYEGFTGVAWALEHLGPRGEDVSVDLDAALLELLGQSPWSGAYDLVEGLVGLGVYALERLARPSGAPLLERVVERLGELARPLGPGLTWWTSPEWMRPGLRAHHPEGWFNLGVAHGVPGVVGVLGAACAHGVAVASARPLLEGAVRWLLAQEEPGDAGGFPSWMEPGGGRGPVARTAWCYGDPGVAAVLLSVARALDVPEWEARALTIARRAAARVPERTRVADAGLCHGAAGLGHLLHRVAHTTGDEALAGAARAWFERALELRRPVNEDGPGLLTGVTGTGLALLAAVGGEEPGWDKVLLASLPGPPA from the coding sequence ATGAGTCCCCCGACGACACGCTGGCGCCCCCTGCTGGTGGGTGACACGGCCGCGCGGGCCTGGGCCGCCATCGACTCCATCGCCGGGCAACTGCGCGCGCTGCCCTCCGGGCACCCGCGGGATGCGTCCCTGGCCAACGGCCACGCGGGACAGGCCCTCTTCTTCTCCCTCCTCGACACGCGGCGCCCGGGACAGGGCCACGCGGCCCACGCGGCGGCGCTGCTCGACGCGGCCACCACCGCCGTCGCGGAGACGCCCATGGAGCCCTCGCTCTACGAGGGCTTCACCGGAGTGGCCTGGGCCCTCGAGCACCTGGGGCCACGAGGCGAGGACGTGAGCGTCGACCTCGATGCGGCGCTGCTGGAGCTGCTCGGCCAGTCGCCCTGGAGCGGCGCGTACGACCTGGTGGAGGGACTGGTGGGGCTGGGCGTATACGCGCTGGAGCGGCTGGCGCGGCCCTCGGGAGCCCCGCTGCTGGAGCGCGTGGTGGAGCGGCTGGGCGAGCTGGCGCGGCCCCTCGGGCCGGGGCTGACGTGGTGGACGTCGCCCGAGTGGATGCGGCCGGGACTGCGCGCCCACCACCCGGAGGGCTGGTTCAACCTGGGCGTGGCGCATGGCGTGCCCGGCGTGGTGGGGGTGCTGGGAGCGGCCTGCGCGCACGGCGTGGCGGTGGCGAGCGCCCGTCCCCTGCTGGAGGGCGCGGTGCGCTGGCTGCTCGCGCAGGAGGAGCCCGGCGACGCGGGCGGCTTCCCTTCCTGGATGGAGCCGGGCGGTGGACGGGGGCCGGTGGCGCGCACGGCGTGGTGCTATGGCGATCCGGGAGTGGCCGCGGTGCTGCTCTCGGTGGCGAGGGCCCTGGACGTGCCGGAGTGGGAGGCGCGCGCGCTGACCATCGCGAGGCGGGCGGCGGCGCGCGTGCCGGAGCGGACGCGGGTGGCGGACGCGGGCCTGTGCCACGGCGCCGCGGGACTGGGGCACCTGCTCCACCGGGTGGCCCACACCACGGGTGACGAGGCCCTGGCCGGAGCCGCGCGGGCGTGGTTCGAACGTGCGTTGGAGCTGCGACGGCCCGTGAACGAGGACGGCCCGGGGCTGCTGACGGGCGTGACGGGGACGGGGCTCGCCCTGCTGGCGGCGGTGGGCGGAGAGGAGCCCGGGTGGGACAAGGTGCTGCTCGCCTCGCTGCCCGGCCCTCCGGCGTAG
- a CDS encoding lantibiotic dehydratase produces the protein MGERPGVRPAGFFVLRTPLLPHDVLREWSTGAGDSGAPGGDDATLEAALATDRRRTRERLREVVTRPEVREALFLASPSLEESLGTWWEAPESERGQKVERTLVRYLSRMAGRATPFGLFAGCTMGELGARTRLVLGPLEEARRHTRLDMDYLFSLTETLASRPEWRRGLRFRPNSSLYRVAGRLRYAEARREGQARDYHLVAVEPTLYLEATLARAARGASLEELTAALCEADAEVPREEAEAYVEALADAQLLVPELSPTVTGPEPIHEVLTQLRQLPGGEPLVERLEQARATLESLDGQGLGVHPRRYREVAERLEALPARPALPRLFQVDLVRPASEAVLGEAVVKEVVRGVELLRRLVPARGGGEALRRFRDAFLARYEGQEVPLVEALDEESGLGFGGISDEAEPLLRGLAFPGRAQEKHWSERHAHLLRRWEETLRAGRRELALTEEDERALAVESPLPLPDAFEVLAAVAAPSEEALAEGHFRLHLASVGGPPGARLLGRFCHADAKLEEAIRKHLREEEALRPGVCFAEVVHLPEGRVGNVLLRPVLRDHEIAYLGRSGAPRERQVPMTDLRVSVVGNRVVLRSERLGCEVLPRLTTAHHYGGRSLGLYRFLCSLQGQGVAGSLGWEWGPLEEAAFLPRVTAGRLVLSLARWRVEPAEVERLEGLSGVARHREVRRWRERRGIPRHVGLSEGDNVLPLDLEGELWVDTFLQLAKGHETVTLVEPFPGGHELCVRGPEGRYVHELVLPFTRARPETPRARAPQDSRPAEPARIRRRFTPGSEWLYAKLYGGSASADRVLREAVGPLVREAMGAGMADGWFFIRYDDPEPHLRVRLHGDARRLTGEVLPALEARMEPLLEEGLLWRVQLDTYEREVERYGGGEGVRLAERLFHADSEAVLSILEGLSGDEGAETRWLLALKGVTLLLEDLGLEAETRHGVLSRAREALGREMRVEADFTHQLGARYRQERARVEAVLRGSGTEDGPLSAGLAALEKRSRVLEPITAELRGCAMEGRLGVPLEELAWSFLHMHANRLLRSSARRQELVLYDFLLRHLESMKARRRT, from the coding sequence ATGGGAGAACGACCAGGCGTGCGGCCCGCGGGATTCTTCGTGCTGCGCACGCCGCTGCTGCCCCATGACGTGCTGAGGGAGTGGAGCACGGGCGCCGGGGATTCCGGAGCGCCCGGTGGGGATGACGCGACCCTGGAGGCGGCACTCGCGACGGACCGGCGGCGCACGCGCGAGCGGCTGCGCGAGGTGGTGACGCGGCCCGAGGTGCGCGAGGCCCTCTTCCTGGCCTCGCCCTCGCTGGAGGAGAGCCTCGGGACATGGTGGGAGGCGCCCGAGAGCGAGCGCGGACAGAAGGTGGAGCGGACCCTGGTGCGCTACCTGTCGCGCATGGCGGGGAGGGCCACGCCCTTCGGACTCTTCGCGGGCTGCACGATGGGCGAGCTGGGTGCCCGGACACGCCTGGTGCTGGGCCCGCTGGAGGAAGCGCGGCGGCACACCCGGCTGGACATGGACTACCTCTTCTCCCTCACCGAGACGCTGGCCTCGCGGCCGGAGTGGCGGAGGGGGCTGCGCTTCCGGCCCAACTCCAGCCTGTACCGGGTGGCGGGAAGGCTGCGGTACGCGGAGGCGCGGCGGGAGGGCCAGGCGCGCGACTACCACCTGGTGGCGGTGGAGCCGACGCTCTACCTGGAGGCCACGCTGGCTCGCGCCGCGCGGGGAGCGAGCCTGGAGGAGCTGACGGCCGCGCTGTGCGAGGCGGACGCCGAGGTGCCACGAGAGGAGGCCGAGGCCTACGTGGAAGCACTGGCGGACGCGCAGCTCCTGGTGCCGGAGCTGTCGCCAACCGTCACCGGGCCGGAGCCCATCCACGAGGTGCTGACCCAGCTGCGCCAGCTTCCCGGAGGTGAGCCCCTGGTGGAGCGGCTGGAGCAGGCGCGCGCGACGCTGGAGTCCCTGGATGGACAGGGCCTGGGCGTGCACCCGAGGCGCTACCGCGAGGTGGCGGAGCGGCTGGAGGCGCTGCCGGCCCGGCCCGCGCTGCCGCGCCTCTTCCAGGTGGACCTGGTGAGGCCGGCATCGGAGGCGGTGCTGGGCGAGGCGGTGGTGAAGGAGGTGGTGCGCGGGGTGGAGCTGCTGCGGCGGCTGGTGCCCGCCCGAGGCGGTGGAGAGGCCCTGCGACGCTTCCGCGACGCCTTCCTGGCGCGCTACGAGGGCCAGGAGGTGCCGCTGGTGGAGGCGCTGGACGAGGAGTCGGGCCTCGGTTTCGGCGGCATCTCGGATGAAGCGGAGCCGCTGTTGCGCGGGCTCGCCTTCCCCGGACGGGCACAGGAGAAACACTGGAGCGAGCGGCACGCGCACCTGCTGCGGCGCTGGGAGGAGACGCTCCGGGCGGGAAGGCGCGAGCTGGCGCTGACGGAGGAGGACGAGCGGGCGCTCGCGGTGGAGTCACCGCTGCCGCTGCCGGACGCCTTCGAGGTGCTGGCCGCGGTGGCGGCCCCCTCGGAGGAGGCACTCGCCGAGGGCCACTTCCGCCTGCACCTCGCGAGCGTGGGAGGCCCTCCGGGTGCACGGCTGCTGGGGCGCTTCTGCCACGCGGACGCGAAGTTGGAGGAAGCGATACGCAAGCACCTGCGGGAGGAGGAGGCGCTGCGCCCGGGCGTGTGCTTCGCCGAGGTGGTGCACCTGCCGGAGGGGCGGGTGGGCAACGTGCTGCTGCGCCCGGTGCTGCGCGACCACGAGATCGCGTACCTGGGGCGCTCGGGGGCACCGCGGGAGCGCCAGGTGCCGATGACGGACCTGCGGGTGTCGGTGGTGGGGAATCGGGTGGTGCTGCGCTCGGAGCGGCTGGGCTGCGAAGTGCTGCCGAGACTGACGACGGCGCACCACTATGGAGGAAGGAGCCTGGGGCTGTACCGCTTCCTGTGCTCACTGCAGGGACAAGGCGTGGCGGGGAGCCTGGGGTGGGAGTGGGGACCCCTGGAGGAGGCGGCCTTCCTGCCCCGGGTGACGGCGGGCCGGCTGGTGCTGTCGCTGGCGCGCTGGCGGGTGGAGCCGGCGGAGGTGGAACGGCTGGAGGGGCTGAGCGGGGTGGCCCGGCACCGCGAGGTACGGCGGTGGCGCGAGCGGCGGGGGATTCCGCGGCACGTGGGGCTGTCGGAGGGAGACAACGTGCTCCCGCTGGACCTGGAGGGAGAGCTCTGGGTGGACACCTTCCTGCAACTCGCGAAGGGGCACGAGACGGTGACGCTGGTGGAGCCCTTCCCCGGCGGGCACGAGCTGTGCGTGCGAGGTCCCGAGGGCCGGTACGTGCACGAGCTGGTGCTGCCCTTCACGCGGGCCCGCCCGGAGACACCGCGAGCGCGAGCCCCCCAGGACTCCCGCCCGGCGGAGCCGGCGCGGATACGGAGACGCTTCACGCCAGGCTCCGAGTGGCTGTACGCGAAGCTGTACGGAGGGAGCGCCTCGGCGGATCGGGTGCTGCGCGAGGCGGTGGGGCCGCTCGTGCGGGAGGCGATGGGCGCGGGAATGGCGGACGGGTGGTTCTTCATCCGCTACGACGACCCGGAGCCACACCTGCGGGTGCGCCTGCATGGAGACGCGAGGCGGCTGACGGGAGAGGTGCTGCCAGCGTTGGAAGCGCGGATGGAGCCGCTGCTGGAGGAGGGGCTGCTGTGGCGGGTGCAGCTCGACACGTACGAGCGGGAGGTGGAGCGCTACGGCGGGGGTGAAGGTGTACGGCTGGCCGAGCGGCTCTTCCACGCGGACAGCGAGGCGGTGCTGTCCATCCTGGAGGGGCTGAGCGGGGATGAGGGAGCCGAGACGCGCTGGCTGCTGGCGCTGAAGGGCGTGACGCTGCTGCTGGAGGACCTGGGGCTGGAGGCGGAGACGAGGCACGGGGTGCTGTCGCGGGCGCGCGAGGCCCTGGGACGCGAGATGCGGGTGGAGGCGGACTTCACGCACCAGCTCGGAGCGAGGTACCGGCAGGAGCGGGCACGCGTCGAGGCGGTGCTGCGCGGAAGCGGGACGGAGGACGGGCCCTTGTCGGCGGGGCTGGCGGCACTGGAGAAGCGCTCACGGGTGCTCGAGCCCATCACGGCGGAGCTGCGCGGATGCGCCATGGAGGGCCGGTTGGGAGTGCCGCTGGAGGAGCTGGCCTGGAGCTTCCTGCACATGCACGCGAACCGGCTGCTGCGCTCCTCGGCCCGGAGACAGGAATTGGTGCTCTACGACTTCCTGCTGCGCCACCTCGAGTCCATGAAGGCCCGGCGGAGGACCTGA